A region from the Deferrivibrio essentukiensis genome encodes:
- the rplJ gene encoding 50S ribosomal protein L10, whose product MKKSDKEKLVQELTEKTSEMSALFLASYKGMTYTELSNVRNSIKSSGHDFRVVKNRLLKLALKNNNIEGLDEYLVEPTACAIVFGDPASVAKEFKKYAKDYKNFDIKAGYFEGTALSKEDVIALADLPSREELLAKMLGSMSAPTRNFVSLLANIPRSLLNVLNAIKDKKENN is encoded by the coding sequence TTGAAAAAGAGTGACAAGGAAAAACTCGTCCAAGAACTCACTGAGAAAACCTCTGAAATGTCAGCCCTGTTTCTTGCTTCATATAAAGGGATGACATATACAGAGCTTAGTAACGTTCGCAACTCTATCAAGTCCAGCGGACACGACTTTAGAGTTGTTAAAAATAGACTATTAAAGCTTGCCCTTAAAAATAACAACATTGAAGGGCTTGATGAATACCTTGTTGAACCAACTGCCTGTGCAATTGTTTTTGGAGATCCTGCATCTGTTGCGAAGGAATTCAAAAAATATGCAAAAGATTACAAAAATTTCGACATAAAAGCCGGATATTTTGAAGGTACTGCCTTAAGTAAAGAGGATGTAATTGCTCTTGCTGATTTGCCTTCAAGAGAGGAGCTTCTTGCGAAGATGCTTGGCTCTATGTCAGCACCTACAAGAAACTTTGTTTCACTTCTTGCAAACATACCAAGAAGTCTGCTTAATGTACTTAATGCAATTAAAGATAAGAAAGAAAATAATTAA
- the rplL gene encoding 50S ribosomal protein L7/L12, producing the protein MSITKEQVIEFIENMTVIQLAEFVKELEDKFGVSAAAPVAMVAGAAPAAGGAEAAEEKTEFDVILTSGGDKKVQVIKVVRELTGLGLKEAKALVDEAPKPVKEGIKKEEAEQIKAKLEEAGASVEIK; encoded by the coding sequence ATGTCCATAACTAAAGAACAAGTAATTGAATTTATCGAAAATATGACTGTTATTCAGTTGGCTGAATTTGTAAAGGAGCTTGAAGATAAGTTTGGTGTTTCTGCTGCTGCTCCTGTTGCTATGGTTGCTGGTGCTGCTCCTGCAGCTGGTGGCGCTGAAGCTGCTGAAGAAAAAACTGAATTTGACGTTATCTTAACAAGTGGTGGCGATAAGAAAGTTCAGGTTATCAAAGTTGTAAGAGAGCTTACTGGACTTGGATTAAAAGAGGCCAAGGCATTAGTTGACGAAGCTCCAAAACCAGTTAAAGAAGGTATCAAGAAAGAAGAAGCTGAGCAGATTAAGGCTAAGCTTGAAGAAGCTGGCGCTTCAGTTGAAATTAAGTAA
- the rpoB gene encoding DNA-directed RNA polymerase subunit beta: protein MNKSLIPKSRLNFSKIKHVIDLPDLVEVQKNSYRDFLQAEVAPDKRELKGLEQVFTEIFPITDFNETSILEYVSYTIEKPKYSAREAIERKATFAAPVKIKVRLVNYDIDEETGEKSVLSAKESDVYICDIPLMTDRGTFVINGVERVIVNQLHRSPGIFFEDTTAGKSVVEKHIYSARIIPYRGSWIDFEFDTKNIMYVRIDKKRKIPVTVLLKALGLTDQDILKTYYETETVIIKGDELYKEFDPEKIVGRRNSMDISDTEGNVVVKAGHKITKAARKRLVKAEIKDYPITFQDLQETFIADDIMDENGEVICESNTSLSEELLEKIIDSGIKSFKVLFIDRQNSDSAIRDVLSMDKVSSQEEALIEIYKKLRPGEPATIETATALFENLFFNDRRYDLSKVGRLKINKRLKLDVPLETTTLTKEDIVETVRVLNNIRLGLDNVDDIDHLGHRRVRAVGEQLQNHIRIGLARMEKTVRERMSIHEIEELTPQDLLNSKPLSASIKEFFGSYQLSQFMDQTNPLSEVTHKRRLSALGPGGLNRERAGFEVRDVHTSSYGRLCPIETPEGPNIGLITSLTTYARINEFGFIETPYRKVVDGRVTDEVVYMSAIEEEDYYIAQANALLDEDSRFVKDYIAARHKGESLSAPKELINYMDVAPMQIVSVSTALIPFLEHDDANRALMGSNMQRQAVPLIKTSAPIVGTGLEKKVAVDSGAAIVAKNAGYVEYVDSMRIVIRFEKDGQFGIDVYDLDKYRRTNQETCINYKPIVKKGSFVEKGQPIADGPSTDMGELALGKNIVVAFMPWMGYNYEDSILVSQKLVKEDAFTSIHIEEYEIEARDTKLGPEEITRDIPNVSEEAVKDLDESGIIRIGAKVSEGDILVGKVTPKGESQATPEEKLLRAIFGEKAGDVKDASLRVPPGVNGTVVDVQVMTRRGIEKDERTEQIEKSEYERLKEGHKKELEAIEIGRKKKIISLLKDRKLIEDYETDNGVLKSGTVLDEDTLLNLNYSDLILLPVENKSEIEDKIAKINVIYFERVKRAEENFKDKRNKIEKGDELPAGVLKSVRVFIAIKRKLMVGDKMAGRHGNKGVISRVLPEADMPYLPDGTPVEIVLNPLGVPSRMNVGQVLETHLGWAAKALGLHVATPVFDGAKESDIKELLKKAGFNEDGQTILYDGRTGEPFDREVTVGVMYMLKLHHLVETKIHARSTGPYSLVTQQPLGGKAQFGGQRLGEMEVWALEAYGASHILQEMLTVKSDDVEGRTKVYESIVNGNLSFKASMPESFNVLIKELQGLGLDVELLTKEDLKNEENNEE, encoded by the coding sequence ATGAATAAATCCTTAATTCCCAAGAGTAGATTAAATTTTTCAAAAATAAAACACGTTATTGACCTACCAGATCTGGTTGAGGTCCAAAAAAACTCATACAGAGATTTTTTACAGGCTGAAGTTGCACCTGATAAACGTGAGCTGAAAGGGCTTGAGCAGGTGTTTACAGAGATATTTCCCATTACTGATTTCAATGAGACTTCAATTCTTGAATATGTAAGCTATACAATAGAGAAACCTAAATACTCAGCCAGAGAGGCAATAGAAAGAAAAGCGACATTTGCAGCTCCGGTAAAAATAAAGGTAAGACTTGTAAATTATGATATAGATGAAGAAACAGGTGAAAAAAGTGTCCTTTCAGCCAAGGAGTCAGATGTCTATATTTGTGACATCCCACTTATGACTGACAGGGGTACATTTGTAATAAATGGTGTGGAGAGGGTTATCGTTAACCAGCTGCATAGATCACCTGGGATATTCTTTGAGGATACAACAGCAGGCAAGAGTGTTGTTGAAAAGCATATTTACAGTGCGAGAATTATTCCTTACAGAGGTTCATGGATAGATTTTGAGTTTGATACCAAGAACATAATGTATGTTCGTATTGATAAAAAGAGAAAGATTCCTGTTACTGTCCTTTTGAAAGCACTTGGGCTGACAGATCAAGATATATTAAAAACATACTACGAAACTGAAACCGTAATTATCAAAGGGGATGAGCTATATAAAGAATTTGACCCTGAGAAGATTGTAGGTAGAAGAAACAGTATGGATATTTCCGATACGGAAGGGAATGTCGTAGTAAAAGCAGGGCATAAGATAACAAAGGCTGCAAGAAAGAGGCTTGTCAAAGCTGAAATAAAAGATTATCCGATTACATTTCAGGATCTTCAGGAAACATTTATAGCTGATGATATCATGGATGAAAACGGTGAAGTAATTTGCGAGTCAAACACATCTCTTTCTGAAGAACTTTTAGAAAAGATTATCGATTCGGGGATTAAATCTTTTAAAGTATTGTTTATTGATAGGCAAAATAGTGACAGTGCTATTAGGGATGTCTTGAGTATGGATAAGGTTAGCTCTCAAGAAGAGGCGTTAATCGAAATCTACAAAAAACTCAGACCCGGTGAGCCTGCTACTATAGAAACAGCCACCGCACTTTTTGAAAACCTGTTTTTTAATGACAGACGTTATGACCTTTCAAAAGTCGGAAGATTAAAAATAAATAAAAGACTCAAGCTTGATGTCCCCCTTGAAACAACTACTCTTACAAAAGAGGATATTGTTGAAACTGTGAGAGTTTTAAATAACATAAGGCTTGGTCTTGATAACGTAGATGATATAGACCACCTTGGTCATAGAAGGGTAAGGGCTGTGGGTGAGCAGCTTCAAAACCACATAAGAATAGGTCTTGCAAGGATGGAGAAGACTGTTCGTGAAAGAATGAGTATTCATGAGATTGAAGAACTTACTCCACAAGACTTGCTCAATTCAAAACCTTTATCAGCTTCAATTAAAGAGTTTTTCGGAAGTTATCAATTATCACAATTTATGGATCAGACTAACCCTCTTAGTGAGGTTACTCACAAAAGAAGATTGTCTGCCCTTGGACCCGGTGGTTTAAACAGAGAGAGAGCAGGCTTTGAGGTAAGGGACGTTCATACTTCAAGTTACGGTAGGCTATGTCCTATTGAAACTCCTGAAGGACCAAATATCGGTCTTATTACTTCGTTGACTACTTATGCAAGGATAAATGAGTTTGGTTTTATAGAAACACCATATAGAAAGGTAGTTGATGGAAGAGTAACTGATGAAGTAGTGTACATGTCTGCTATTGAGGAAGAGGATTATTATATTGCTCAGGCAAACGCATTGCTTGATGAAGATAGTAGATTTGTTAAAGACTATATTGCAGCAAGACATAAAGGTGAGTCTTTGTCTGCACCGAAAGAGCTTATCAACTATATGGACGTTGCTCCAATGCAGATTGTATCTGTATCTACGGCACTTATTCCATTTTTGGAACATGATGATGCAAACAGGGCATTGATGGGTTCTAACATGCAGCGTCAAGCTGTACCGCTTATCAAGACGAGTGCTCCGATTGTAGGGACGGGGCTTGAGAAAAAGGTTGCAGTTGATTCAGGTGCGGCAATAGTTGCTAAAAACGCTGGTTATGTGGAATATGTTGACTCTATGAGAATTGTTATCAGATTTGAGAAGGATGGACAATTTGGAATAGATGTATATGACCTTGATAAATATAGAAGAACTAACCAAGAAACTTGTATAAATTACAAACCGATTGTTAAGAAGGGGAGTTTTGTCGAAAAAGGGCAGCCTATTGCAGATGGACCATCTACAGACATGGGTGAGCTTGCACTTGGTAAAAATATCGTGGTGGCCTTCATGCCTTGGATGGGATATAACTACGAGGACTCTATACTTGTTTCTCAGAAACTGGTTAAGGAAGATGCCTTTACTTCAATTCATATTGAAGAGTATGAAATAGAAGCAAGGGATACCAAATTAGGACCTGAAGAGATAACAAGGGATATTCCTAATGTTAGTGAAGAGGCTGTAAAAGACCTTGATGAAAGTGGTATCATTAGAATTGGTGCCAAGGTTTCTGAAGGGGATATTTTAGTCGGTAAGGTAACACCTAAGGGTGAATCTCAGGCTACTCCTGAAGAAAAACTTCTTAGAGCAATATTTGGCGAGAAAGCCGGAGATGTAAAAGATGCTTCTCTAAGAGTGCCACCTGGAGTTAATGGTACTGTTGTTGATGTGCAAGTAATGACAAGGCGTGGTATTGAGAAGGATGAGCGTACTGAGCAGATTGAAAAATCAGAATATGAAAGGCTAAAAGAGGGGCACAAAAAAGAGCTTGAAGCTATAGAGATTGGAAGAAAGAAAAAAATTATCTCTCTTTTGAAGGATAGAAAGCTAATTGAAGACTATGAAACTGATAATGGAGTCTTAAAATCAGGGACGGTTTTAGATGAAGATACATTGCTTAATCTAAATTATTCGGACTTAATACTTCTTCCTGTAGAGAACAAAAGTGAAATTGAAGACAAAATAGCAAAAATAAATGTGATCTATTTTGAAAGGGTAAAAAGAGCTGAAGAAAACTTTAAAGATAAAAGAAATAAGATAGAAAAGGGTGATGAACTGCCGGCCGGTGTTTTAAAGTCGGTTAGGGTCTTTATCGCAATCAAGAGAAAGTTGATGGTTGGTGATAAGATGGCAGGTCGTCACGGTAACAAAGGTGTTATTTCAAGAGTACTTCCTGAAGCTGACATGCCGTATCTTCCTGATGGTACGCCTGTTGAGATAGTTTTAAACCCGTTGGGCGTTCCTTCAAGGATGAACGTTGGGCAGGTACTTGAAACACATCTTGGATGGGCTGCAAAAGCTCTCGGCTTGCATGTAGCTACTCCTGTCTTTGATGGAGCTAAAGAGAGCGATATCAAAGAACTGCTCAAAAAGGCAGGCTTTAATGAAGATGGTCAGACTATTCTATACGATGGTAGGACGGGAGAGCCTTTTGATAGAGAAGTTACCGTTGGTGTTATGTACATGTTGAAACTTCACCACCTTGTTGAAACCAAAATTCACGCAAGGTCTACCGGGCCATACTCACTTGTAACTCAGCAACCGCTTGGAGGTAAAGCTCAGTTTGGTGGTCAGAGACTTGGTGAGATGGAGGTTTGGGCACTTGAGGCTTACGGTGCATCACATATTTTACAAGAGATGTTGACTGTTAAATCTGATGATGTTGAAGGTAGGACAAAGGTGTATGAGTCTATAGTAAACGGTAACTTGAGTTTTAAGGCAAGTATGCCTGAATCCTTTAATGTACTTATAAAAGAGCTCCAAGGTCTTGGTCTTGATGTTGAACTTTTGACCAAGGAAGATTTAAAAAATGAAGAAAATAATGAAGAATAA